CCTTCACAGCTGGAGGGGCCTGAACATGGGTCCCAAACACTTTGGTTACCAGCACCCCATGTCAGTTTTTCCATTGTTCTCTCCAGAAAGGTGACAGACTCCTCACCTCCTCTCAGTCTAAATGACCCCAATGGAACTGTTACTCTCTAACCCCAGGACACATTTTCCACCCTGAATGCCACCTCAAGCAGTGACAGCTAAGGATCAGCTCCTTCTCACCTCTGGAGGGCCCGTGCCAAACAGGGGCGTTCTGCTGTACACAAACAGCGCTGCGTTCACTTCCTTCTCGCTGTCACCGCCGTGGTCTCCAGTGTCTGTCATACCATGATCCCCAGCCACCAGAAGAAGGGTGTCATTCCCCAGGTGATCTACCAAGGATCTGTCACCCGAGATAAGGAAGGTCAACTCCTACCTGGGCAGAGGCCCAAACAGCCCAGGTGGGAGAGGGCATGTCCCCACCAAGCCTGCCTGCACCACAGAGGTGAAGCCCACAAAAGGATCTGAGCAAAACCAAGTGCTGACACAGAGCTGTAACAACTGAGCCAGGTACTAAGGCAATGGATGCTTTacaaccaaaatgaaaattctaAGCCTTGAGACAGAGTGGACTGCTCTTGCTTAGGTCCCCAGTGAATGGTGGCTGGTTCCTCTATGCCTCCAGGGATCTTGACAAAATGCAATTCAGAAGAACAGTTCCCAACAGGAATGCATTTTAGGCTGCATCTATTTGGGTCTTGTATACTGCATCATGTTGTGTGAGCTGTCTCCGgcttttatggaaaaaaagaggggacTTGCCCCTGAAGAACACATTAGGTATGACACAATATGCACTCTCAGGTGCAGCAGGGGCAAGTTACCCACTCCTTCTAGCAGCAAGAATTAAAGCAGTCCTAACTAGGAGTCAAAAGCCACAGCATTTTGGGCTGAGGCACAGCTGTGTGGATTTCTGGATCCCATTCTGCCCTCTGACACAAAGGTGCAACTCATGGGCCTGTGCAGTAAATGCATCATTCCCTAGCCAGGGTCCTCCAAGTGCTTCTCAAACAGACCTCAGTGTGAAAATCTCccttttaaagatgaaaagagTGAGGCTCAGTACTCCAGCTGCACCATCACCTGATGGTTTGGCTGAGAAACAAGGCCCCAAGACCTGAAGACAGCCTTACCTCTGAAACCAAACCTCTTGTGAACATGGGTCTATGCAACCGAGACCACCCCATAGCTGaggcttcagctgctgctgaccaAAGCCATTCTCCATTTTAACAGGCACAGTAAAAGTCCCGTTGCTCTCTGCATCTGTAAACTCCCTGGGAAGACCCCACCAGCCTGGGTCAAGGAAGAGGCCAGCTGGCAACCCCGCAACTGCCGCACTAATCACCTGAGCATCTCATTCATCTGGGTGAGCTTCTTAGCCATTTCAGGATGGTCAGGTCCATGTTTGTGCCCACAGTGGTCCACGCCGAGGAAGTGAGCAATCAGCATGTCCCATTCACCACTGTCCACTGCAGAACAAGAGCAGCCttatcacacacacactaaCCCGGGATTCAGGCATGGGCTCTACATCTGGATCGTCTTGCCAGAGCTTTCTGGTTGCCTCTGGAAACTGCTGTTTCTCCCCCTCCTGCCATTGTCGCTCCTAACTCTCAAGTGGACAGTGCAGGTTTTAAAAGAAGCACACTCCTGGATTGCTGGTGCCTGGGTACAATGCCATGGGAAGCTCAATGCCCATAAGTGCCCCAGTATCCATGTTTTTTGTCCACCACTCCTCAGGAGGGGAATGGCTCAATGTCACCCAAGTCACTTTGAAATACCCTTAACTCAAACTGCCACAAACTGAGTGTGTATAAGTATATAAACTTATAAAGTATATAATGCTATTATTGCCCCAGCCAAGCCCCCAGgtttatatacccagcatgacaccccatggtatggaacacccctttggctggttcagctCGGCTGTCcttgctgtgtcccctcccagttccctgtgcccctccagccctctcgctggcagggcccgagaaactgaaaagtccttgactcagtatacacccagcaataactaaaaacatcagtgtgtcaTCAACATTGTTCTGACAtcagccaaaacacagcgctgtatgagctactgagaagaaagttaactccacCCTAGCCAAAATCAGGACACTGAGCTAAACCAAGGGGACGCTCAGGAAAAGGAGAACCCAGAACTACAGTCCTCTAGAGATATTTCATGTCAGACTCATCAATGTGCCCCTCTGCATCCAACCTAGGCCATGTGCCTGGCACACCAACGCTGTCCCTAGCTAGGGAGTTACCTGGGCCTCTCCCCTCTGCTTCAGGGCCTCAACACCTAAAAATCGACATATCTGGAGTTAAAATGATGAACTGCAGCTCTCCCACAGGGCATAAGGACTTCCCCCTGAAGGGCCACTGCGCTCTTGATTCACTTTGATTCACACAGATAAAACAAAGAGCACTCCCCTTGGTCCCAGGACCGCAGAACAATCTGAAATCACCTAGAACTCAGAAACCAATCTCACAATTCACCTTCTTCTGACAGCTGGGAGCCAATGACCCTCTGCTGAGAGCAACATTGTGCCCCAGCCTCCCAAGCGGGTAGCTGCGCTGTTGTGTATTTCCCAGAGCACTGTGTGCCCCTGCACAGACACGTGTCAAAGTTAAGCTGCTCCTCTGGCTCCATCCTGGCAGCGTATTTCTAGGACAGATATTGAAGTCTAACCTCGTCCCATCAAGTTGCACTCTCTCCTAAACAGAGGAAAGGCATTTACAGAAACAGTTCACAGGCTCCAAAAGCTGGCTTATCTGTGGAAATGCAGCTAGAGCACTGTAATCCCTGTGCAGCAGTGTGTGACTGCCCAGAGCCACTTCATAACAGAAAGAACTCTTTGGTCCTACCCCAAACTTGCAGTAGGACCCCCACAAAACATATGGGCTATTCAGGCCCTGGGGAAAGAGCTGCTTACCAGTTGGATAGAGATGTTGCAGGATCCCATCATCCACAGTGTGAAGATCCTTCACATTAAAAGATGGGAAGAAATACGAGCGGAAGAACTTCTTGGGGAAGAGTCCTTCCCAAGTGTCATCACCCATGAAGACCACTCTTCTTCCTAATTCAGCAAGAAAGGAATTAATGACAGCAGGGAGCCCACATGAGTCATGCTGTTACTCTCACTACAGCAAAGAGCCTGGGCAGGTCCAGGTCAGGGTCTAGAACTCTGGCTCCTTTCCAACCCACACTCAAGAGCAACCTAAAATTAAAATGACCATGTGGCTGTAAATGAGTTTGAATACAGGGAAAGACCAGCCCTGTTTCTAAGCCCACAGGTCCTGTCCCCCTCCGAACCCACCTGCACAACATCACGACTTATCTTTGACCTCTGACATGTCACCCCAGCAGAAAGACCAGTGAGTTGAACAGGCGAGGAAGCAGGCAGGTACCCACTTCACTACAGCACTTAGGAAGATGCAGCACAAAGCAGACGAACCTTTGCCCAAGGCCTGCAACCCCACTGTAAAACACAAGGCAGCAGACTGGCTGCTGACAGGGGCTGAGGAGAATCTGTGAGTCCTGGGTTCTGTTTTTTTAACACGATGGTGGGTCTTcacaagcagaaaggagaaggcaAAAGCACTGACACTTCCCACCACCCTCACTCTGCTTGTCctgcctgctggcaggcagctctccATGTTTCCACAAAGCCTCTCCAGCCTGCAAGCAGGAACTGTTTCTTCCgaggctgctgctctggcatAGGGTGTACCAGTGTTTTGCACCTCAGTTGATTTACCACATTTGCCCACCCTGTCACACTCAGTGGAGCAGACAACCCCATCACACTAACTCATCCCAGGTACTGGTATGTGTGCCACTCTAAGCCCTGGAACGAAACACCTCTGGGTAACACAAGACTGCATCCTGTCCCCTTCTCTTCACTCCATTGTCCTCGTCCCAGCCAAAGAAGCCCTTTTCTGCAGCACTAAGcacaccccagcagcaccaaaCCACAGAGGAAATGTGACGAGGTCTCTGCCAAACAGTTGCAGGCAGCTGGCCAGGCAGGCTTGCTGCCTGAGTGACAGCCCCGCAGTACACCTGGCACCAGCTCCTCCCTCGTCATGTGTCTCACCTGAGCGCAAACATGGACACAACTGACTGCCCTTGGCTTCAGGAAGCCATTCCTGGTGGTGACCTTGTGACATCACCGTCAGTGCAATCACTTTCATCTGCTTCCTCGTCATCTTTGAAGACACTGAAGATGAAGCCATGGTCCCAGCTACTTCTTACTCCCAGTATAAGATGAAGAAACCCTACCTGTCTGACAGCTCTGCCTGAGGTAATTTTCATCTGAGTAGGGCAAAAGAATTGTCTGACAGGGTGGATGTGTTGTAAGCAGTTCCCTTCCCAGTGAAAGAGGAATGAGAGTGCCATGTGAGCACTGATCAGTAGCTTGCACATGCTTGGCCCCGTGGGACACTGCCCCTGCCCGCCTACCGTTCTGCACCAGCTGCGCCAGCAGGTTGTCCTCCTGGATTGCGTAGGTGGCAAAGTTGCTGCCCACATCGATGAAAGTGGGCAGCGAACCGGTGGTGAGGCCCTTGATGCGCTGCATGGTGGCAGTGGGGGGGTCGGCTCGGAAGCGGTACAGGCGGGCATGGCGCGGCTGGGAGGTTGCAAGGTGGTGCAGAAAACTCAGCTTGTTCTCATAGGGCAGCGGGCTGGCCTTGGCTGGATTAAAACGTGCAAACTCGAAACTGAGGGCATCGATGATGACAAGCACGGCCTTGGAAAAGCGCTGGGGTGCCCAACAGGAGCCCAGCGGGAGGCTCTGCCTCTCCCAAGGCGGTGGCACCAGCGGGTCCGAGCAGGAACTGCTGCTGGCGAGCTCGATCCGGGTGAGCAGGAACCCGCTCATGAAGAGCCCGATGCCGGCGAAGAACAGCAGGCACACCCAGGCCAGGAACAGCAGCACCGGCCACCGCTGCATCCTGGCGGGGGGACAGCAGGCtcggccgccgcgccgccgctgGGCTGGGCCCGACTCCGCACCCCGCCGCGGCCCGCACCCCTCCCCCGGCCGGaccccccctcccttccccccccccccctcccgggCTCGCCCTcgtgccccccctcccccccccggctgccctcgcagcccctcaccccccgccgcccccacaGGTCTCTCGGCCCCCCTAGCACCCCGTGCcgcacccccggccccccacCGCTCAGGGCCCCCTCGGCCCCCCgtgccgccccctcccctgcctaCCTGCGGCCGCCGAGCTCCAGCGcaggccgcccccgcccccccggaAGTGCCGCGCGTGGCCGCGCAGCGGCGCAGACAGCGGCTGGTGGGGGtagcgccccctggcggccggGAGTCGCACCACGCCCCCGCTTCTCTTGGAGGACCCCCACCTCGACACATGCTTtgctttaattaattaattaaccGCCAGAGGCGTTTCTCCTCCGTGCGGCGTAAGCTACGAGGCGCTCGCTATAGAGACCCCGCCGTCACACACCACGGCGGCAGCTACTGGGAGGGCAAGGGGATGATGACAGGAGCTCACACCCCTGGAGAGGGGGGTGTCCCCACAAGGAGACGGGGGTCCCGGTTCCTCCCGCAGGCCACTGGGAGCCGCAAGAGCCCGTTTAGGGGGTACAGTGGGGTCACGGGTCAGGCTCCCAAGTGCCAGCAGACATGCCGCAGCTGCACCTGTACCATTTTATTACGGTTACaatccaaataaaaaataaggaCCGAGGGAAGAAGAACCAGAACAAGAGCGTCTGACCAGGGAGGGCGGCAGGACAGGCCCAGGGCCTGCCGGGCTGCCAGCAGTCAAGGGCACAGGATCCTTCTGGCCCCATTAGCTGGGGCTGGCCTGTTCTCTCTTAAGCACGTCCGTGGTGGGAGGCTGGGGGTCCTCACAGGCTGGGGGCATCTCATCCTGAGTCTTCACAGCTTGCGGCTTGGTCAGTGTGGTGTAGATTCCCAGGGCCTGAAGGGAACAAGAGGCatgggggaggagaggagagggccAGGCCCCTCCGGGCTGCCACCTTCACCTCCCCCAGGCAAGAGACAGGGTCCCTGTGAGCACACTAACCTGCGCGACCATGTTGGTGACATCGCCGGTGTTGGCGGGCAGCAGGACAGTGTTGGAGTCTTTGGCAAGCTTGGAGAAGGCGCTCACATACTGCTCAGCCACAGAGAGAGAGGCGGCAGCGCTGCCATGCTGGGGGGAGAGGGACGAGGTTCAGCAGCAAGTCAGACACCCCCAAGAACTCACCCGTGCCCCTAGCCCCACACCACCCCGGCTGGTCATGGCCCCCAGGACAGCAAAACTCTTCACTTGCTACTGCTGAAGATGCCAGGGAGCATCCAAGAGAAAGCCAGGTGCCACCCCAGCCATGGTTTCACCTCCCCCAGTGCCAGCGCTGAAGCTGTGGTGTCCCAGGATGTCGCTCACCTGctgtgccagagcagctgccaggagCTGAATAGCCTCCGCCTTGGCTCTGGCCCTGACCAGCATCGCATTGGCTTCTCCTGCAACGAACCACAGCAAAATGCACATCAGAACCTCGACAAAGCACTCAAAAGGAGCGAATCAAGACAATTTCAAGGAGAAAATCAAGACAAATTCATGCATGCAAAGCCTCCTTTTCCTTCAACACCTGCATGGCAATACTCCTGCCACacacctcctgctgcaccaggctgtggggcagcaaCGCGAGCTGGAGCTCAGCGCGAGGGCCCCAGCAAGGAAGGATCAGTGTAGTTGAGGAAGCCTGGACCACAGCGACGCGGTCTCTCCCTGGGGGCATCACCCCTCAATGTAGAGCTACGGATTTCCCCAGGCCCCACATGTTGTAGCCCAGGGCACTACCAGCAGCTTTGTTGATTTGTTCGGCCTTCTCAGCTTCTGATGCCAGGATCTGGGCCTGCTTCTGCCCCTCAGCTACATTGATAGCCGATTCCCGTGTTCCCTCTGACTCCAGCACTGTCGCCCGCTTCCGTCGCTCTGCCTCCACCTGCCAACACAGGTCAGACACCAGTCTACTACAGCCGTGCTGGGGAAATCCCACCCGTTGGGCAAAGCGCAGCGAGGACAGGCTCCTACATCCTGCTCTGGCAAGCATGGCTTAGCAAAGTATGAGAACACAGCATGATCCCCAGTGAGGGCTGGTTCTGCTCCCCACACTGCACAGTCCTCCATAGCCTGGTCCACACCTAACAGGACAGCcacttccccctcctccccttccagTCCTGAGATCTGGCACCTGGCTTTTCTCAGTGGGAGATCTTCAGCTCTGGGTCTTGCTTCCTACAGAGCCCAGTGTGAATTTTaaagggagctggcagggcccaTGTGTACCAGGCAGTGGCCACCACCACTGAAATAAGGATGGGAATTATTTATTCAATAGCTGTAGGTTTGCAGCCAAAGTGTCAGTGGGCTTCCCTCACCACAGGAGGGGtcagcactgccagctctggACAGTTGACAACTTCCCTCTTGTTCCAGATTGTCATCCCAGAGAACCAAACCTGCATCTGCATGGATTCCTTCACACGTGGGGGTACATGGATGTCCTTGATCTCATAGCGCAGGCATCGGATGCCCCAGCAGTCTGAAGCCTGGTTGATGGCATCCACAATGTTGGCATTGAGGGACTCCCGCTCCTGGGAGGCACAAAAGGAAtggcaaaaagcaaagaagaataGCTTAGTGTGAGAAAGAGGTCAGGAGGGAAACAGACACATCCAATCACAGGCCAAGGCCAGTCAGAAAAACCCATCTCCAGAGGAACTAAGGCAGGATCAAGTGCTTTCCACATCTCTTCAGGGGGTTACTGTTCTCCTAGAGGGAGCAGTGCCCCAAACTGAAATTGCTGGGATATAAACATCTGGTGTACATCTGGATACAAACATTGTCCAGGAATGCCAACTGCTTGTTTCTCCCAGCAAACACAGCATGAGGGCTACAGCCCCCCACGAACTGCGACAGCCAGGACATTCATCACTGCGCCTGAGCAGAGTCACCAACTCCAGAGAAACACAGCTGGACCAGCCGAGTCTCCAAGGATTCACCAATAGGTCAACTGTAACAGAAGCCAGAAGCCCTCTAACCAAAGGGCATTTTAGTGTTAAGTGTATCAGCCTGGCTGTGCAGATTGCCCCAAGGTTTCAAGAGACACTGGCAGCTCTGTGATACACCTCCCCAGCTCACCCGGAACACTCTGTCGAGGGAGAGTTTGCCAAGTTCAGATCTCATGGTGGTCTGGGCCAGCTGGGTCACTGCATACTCAGGATCTTCCACCCCATAGCTGGCCTagagagcagaaataaaaaacagagtCAGTGGCAGTGCCAGGAGGAACCCTGAACAAGGCAGGATGGGCAAACATAGCGCTAAGATGAGAAACCTGCCACAGATACCCCTGCCGAAGAACAGCAGAGTCCAGAGCCTtgtgaggggctggggtgctCAGCCCACCCACCTCACAGGGCATAGCAAGCTGGGCAGAGGCTGAATCACGTATCATCGGGCAAAGGGAGTCAGCAGAAGGCTGCCAGCTGAGCAGTGCAGCACACACAGACCATGCTGGGTGCAGCCATGAAGGCTGCAAATTTGGGCCAAGTGTCAGTGCAGCAGGGACAGTACCTTGTAGGCGTCCATAACCCGCAGATAAAGCACGCCATCAATCTGCAGGGTAACATTATCTGCAGGGAGAGAACATGTCGTTACTGAAGCACCAAAGACAAAACATGGCAACTTCCCCTCCCACAAGAGAGTAGGGCATGACCCTTTCCTTCCAGTGGCAGCAGCGTAGTACAGAAAAAGGACTGGCTGAAATGGATCTCCTCATCTAAAAGACTTTGTTAGCACAACCTTGACATTCCCTAGAAAACactgtgttttggtgttttaatATGCAAGTCTCAGATTTCTAGACCAAAACATTTCATACTGTAGTTATCTTCCTAAATTGAgaccgggggggtgggggggtggcagAACAAAAGCTTAGTGCTAGAATTGTAACAGAGCTGTCCATTAACCTGATCTGAAACCTTTTTTACAGAACAGAGGTTTTTTTGTGGCCCaacacaggaaaacatctgaaaaattgACTCATGCCCAGGTGCATTCGTCCCAGCAAGAAGAGGCAGCCGCAGCCCTGAGAGGAGAAATGGGATCTCCTGCTCACAGCAAAGCCCAGGTCCCCATGGACAGGGCTGAGTGGTCTGGGACATTTCCACTCACCCTCACGCTGTCCATTGCTTatcccagccacagcagaaCGAAAGGGAGACAGAACGCAGAAGCTGTTCCTTACCGAGGGTGACAGCTGACTGCTCTGGGACATTAATGACGATTTCTTTGAGACTCTGCACATAACGAATACGATCCAGGAGAGGGATGAGGAAGTTCAAACCCTGGGAAAAGGGCAGGATTAGATGCCTGAGCCCTCTGATCTAGGGTTTTCCTCCCAGAGACCTCAGTCGGACTAGAGGGACCTGTCTAAACAAAGCCCAAGTACGCTACATGCTACAAATGCCACAGGTAGAGCAAACATGCTTTACACGTTGGGGGAATTTAGGTTTCCCTGTGCTTTTAACACTCCACTGAGGAAAAAAGTCTACAGGCATTCAAAAGGATTGCAGTCTGGAAGAGTAAGCACGCGAACCCCCAAATCCTCATGGAAAGGACACGCCTCGCTATAGCTTGAGGAACCTGCTGAATCCAGAGGGGGAGAAAAGTGGCTTCTTACAGGCTCAAGGATTCGGTGGAACTTGCCCATCCTCTCCACCACCCAAGCCTCCTGCTGCGGCACAAAGAGCACCCCGATATTCACAGGTAGGCCAGAATTCAAGCGCCGTGGTGCCAAGGCCAGCCATGCTGAATGCTTCAGCTGCTGGGAGCgctagagaaaggaaaaggagcatgagtgagcccagctgctggcaccatCTCTGCTCTCCCACCTGGGATCACTGCTTGCAGCCTCAATAAACCTGGGCACAAACCAGCTCTGATGCCCCCAAAAAACCCATGCTGTGCAGGGACACGGGCCATTCCCACAGGGATGTGACCTGGATGGCAGGACCAGTGTGAGTGTCAGAGCCTTCCCTGCAGATGCAGGGGAGCCTGTCCTTGTGCTGAAGGTTTCTCCATGtctccccttctcccacagCCCTACTAGGGCAGGTAGAAATATAGCCTCCTGGACACCataaaggaaaggaaggttTGCACATGGTCCTTCTGCCCCACTCAGCCCCCCGTGACACGGTGAGACACCTTCTTCCCGTCCCTTCCCCCTCACACCACCCCACTTCGACAGtccgtcccttcccagctctggctgcctcctggcccCCTCCAAGGACCTGTTTCCCTCCCGCACCCCCTCACtctcctccccacagcccttCAGTCCCACAGCTCTCCTCAACAcgccccctgcccagctctccccagctcctccctAACCTCCCCCCGCAC
The window above is part of the Falco cherrug isolate bFalChe1 chromosome Z, bFalChe1.pri, whole genome shotgun sequence genome. Proteins encoded here:
- the STOML2 gene encoding stomatin-like protein 2, mitochondrial, with product MLARAGLRAGPGLSLLQRSQQLKHSAWLALAPRRLNSGLPVNIGVLFVPQQEAWVVERMGKFHRILEPGLNFLIPLLDRIRYVQSLKEIVINVPEQSAVTLDNVTLQIDGVLYLRVMDAYKASYGVEDPEYAVTQLAQTTMRSELGKLSLDRVFRERESLNANIVDAINQASDCWGIRCLRYEIKDIHVPPRVKESMQMQVEAERRKRATVLESEGTRESAINVAEGQKQAQILASEAEKAEQINKAAGEANAMLVRARAKAEAIQLLAAALAQQHGSAAASLSVAEQYVSAFSKLAKDSNTVLLPANTGDVTNMVAQALGIYTTLTKPQAVKTQDEMPPACEDPQPPTTDVLKREQASPS